The Cyclobacteriaceae bacterium genome includes a region encoding these proteins:
- the tatC gene encoding twin-arginine translocase subunit TatC, with amino-acid sequence MSEEKEMSFLDHLEELRWHVVRSIVAVAVFTIVGFVAAPWIFENIIFAPARIDFPTFKWLCDIGNYLGTESLCFPPFDFKVQSRYMTGQFTMQVLAAFVIGFIVAFPYVFWEIWSFVKPGLRQNEAKGSSGAVFAVSFLFILGISFGYFILCPMMTLFFSTYSISTMIQNEFDITSYVSTIVALVFGSGLLFQLPVVVYFMTKIGVLTPQFMRTYRRHAIVVILIIGAIVTPPDPLSQVLISMPLFLLYEISIFISAGVIRGKRKQEEREAREEAQINPS; translated from the coding sequence ATGAGTGAAGAAAAAGAAATGTCTTTCCTCGATCATCTCGAGGAGCTCCGCTGGCACGTAGTTCGTTCCATAGTCGCTGTAGCAGTTTTTACGATTGTTGGTTTTGTGGCCGCTCCATGGATATTTGAGAATATCATTTTTGCTCCCGCAAGAATTGATTTTCCAACGTTCAAATGGCTTTGCGACATAGGAAACTATTTAGGAACAGAGAGTCTTTGCTTTCCTCCTTTTGATTTCAAGGTGCAAAGCCGGTATATGACAGGTCAGTTTACAATGCAGGTCCTTGCTGCTTTCGTAATCGGATTTATTGTTGCTTTCCCTTATGTTTTCTGGGAGATCTGGAGTTTTGTAAAACCAGGACTTCGTCAAAATGAAGCGAAAGGTTCTAGCGGTGCTGTCTTCGCGGTTTCATTTTTATTCATTCTAGGAATCTCCTTTGGCTATTTTATTCTTTGCCCGATGATGACGTTGTTCTTTTCTACCTATTCCATCAGCACGATGATCCAGAATGAATTTGACATCACATCATACGTTTCAACAATTGTAGCTCTTGTCTTTGGAAGTGGTTTATTGTTTCAATTGCCTGTGGTTGTTTATTTCATGACAAAGATTGGAGTGCTGACTCCACAGTTTATGCGCACGTATCGTCGACATGCAATTGTTGTGATTCTGATCATTGGTGCCATCGTTACGCCTCCTGATCCATTAAGCCAGGTGTTGATCTCAATGCCATTGTTCCTGCTTTACGAAATCAGTATCTTCATATCTGCAGGCGTCATTCGCGGAAAGCGTAAACAGGAAGAGCGTGAAGCTCGCGAAGAGGCTCAAATAAATCCATCATGA
- a CDS encoding thioredoxin family protein → MKLLSICLIAVFALVAGAPIKNGYEVGDTAADFSLKNVDGKMISLSGMKEAKGFIVIFDCNTCPYSKAYNERIIALHTKYSALGYPVIAINPNDPTASSGDSFDAMVTYAKKKGYTFPYLVDENQTVAKAFGATNTPHVFILNRAGNDLKVAYIGTIDDNARNASSVSKKYVEEAVDALVAGKTVSNTKTKAIGCGIKWKDA, encoded by the coding sequence ATGAAGTTGTTATCGATTTGTCTTATTGCGGTTTTTGCTCTTGTAGCGGGTGCTCCCATTAAAAATGGTTATGAAGTCGGTGATACGGCTGCCGACTTTTCATTAAAAAACGTTGACGGCAAAATGATTTCGTTGTCAGGCATGAAAGAAGCAAAGGGATTCATTGTGATCTTTGATTGCAATACCTGTCCTTATTCAAAAGCTTACAATGAAAGAATCATTGCTTTGCACACAAAGTATTCTGCGCTGGGCTATCCGGTTATTGCTATCAATCCAAATGATCCAACAGCAAGCAGCGGTGATTCATTTGATGCGATGGTAACTTACGCAAAGAAGAAAGGTTATACTTTCCCATATCTCGTTGATGAGAATCAGACTGTAGCGAAAGCGTTTGGTGCAACCAACACTCCTCACGTGTTTATATTGAATCGCGCCGGAAACGATCTCAAGGTTGCATACATCGGCACCATCGATGACAATGCACGCAATGCATCATCAGTAAGCAAAAAATATGTTGAAGAAGCCGTGGATGCTTTGGTAGCAGGAAAGACAGTCTCCAATACAAAGACAAAAGCTATCGGTTGTGGAATTAAATGGAAGGACGCATAG
- a CDS encoding TlpA family protein disulfide reductase: MRAIIILSFLGLSHFGYSQSSELVKLDKLQQIIQAEKEQIQVVNFWATWCGPCLKELPLFEKLNGERKDVHVRLVSMDMDLDPDPEKVRRFVARKKLLSEVLILNETNPNLWIEKVDKSWSGALPATLVVNNKTGKRKFVERELHAGDLEKLIAEVQ; this comes from the coding sequence ATGCGCGCCATCATTATTTTGAGCTTTCTGGGGCTGAGTCATTTTGGGTATTCCCAAAGCAGCGAATTGGTGAAACTTGATAAACTTCAACAGATCATCCAGGCCGAAAAAGAGCAAATTCAGGTAGTCAATTTCTGGGCGACCTGGTGTGGCCCGTGTCTTAAGGAATTACCCTTATTTGAAAAGCTAAATGGCGAACGCAAGGATGTTCATGTTAGGTTGGTGAGCATGGATATGGACCTCGATCCGGATCCGGAAAAAGTAAGAAGATTTGTAGCGAGGAAGAAGTTGCTTTCAGAGGTGCTCATCCTGAATGAAACAAATCCTAATCTATGGATTGAAAAGGTTGATAAAAGCTGGTCAGGTGCATTGCCTGCCACGCTGGTTGTTAATAATAAAACCGGTAAGCGTAAATTTGTGGAAAGGGAACTGCACGCCGGCGATCTAGAAAAGCTAATTGCAGAAGTTCAATAA
- a CDS encoding GH3 auxin-responsive promoter family protein, giving the protein MQLINSILTWVMKKRIHQMELFMKYPHDVQDEVLTRLLMTARPTEFGRKYGFDEIVNYDDFTRQVPVHSYERMFPYIERMMKGEQNVLWPSEIKWFSKSSGTTNARSKFIPISTESLEECHFKGGKDLYCIYVNNYPETKIFSGRGLGIGGSHQLNDLDPSATSYYGDVSAVIMQNLPIWAQLIRTPSLEVALMSNWEEKIEKLARETASVDVTHIAGVPTWTVLLLQRIMEIQKKPIQEIWPNLEVFFHGAVSFSPYRNLFKSLIPGPNMNYWETYTASEGFFGIQDVSNSEEMLLMLDYGIFYEFIPTEESEDESPTAIPLSDVELGKNYAMVITTNSGLWRYNIGDTVKFTSKTPYRIKISGRTKHFINAFGEEVIIENAETAITRACELTGGVINNFTAAPIYLEKNKRGGHEWIIEFHTAPRSMEEFGKILDETLRKINSDYDAKRSHDLALIAPTIHSVPDGTFYNWMKKRGKLGAQNKVPRLSNSREFVDDILSNLNS; this is encoded by the coding sequence ATGCAATTAATTAACTCAATCCTCACCTGGGTCATGAAAAAGCGCATCCACCAGATGGAGCTTTTCATGAAATATCCTCATGACGTTCAGGATGAAGTCCTCACCAGACTTTTGATGACTGCCAGGCCGACTGAATTCGGGAGGAAATATGGATTTGATGAGATAGTTAATTATGATGATTTCACCCGCCAGGTGCCTGTGCATTCTTATGAGAGAATGTTTCCATACATAGAAAGGATGATGAAGGGGGAGCAGAATGTTCTATGGCCTTCAGAGATCAAATGGTTTTCAAAATCTTCTGGTACGACCAACGCGAGAAGCAAATTCATACCGATCTCAACAGAGTCACTGGAGGAATGTCATTTCAAAGGAGGTAAGGATTTATACTGCATCTATGTCAACAATTATCCTGAGACAAAAATATTCTCAGGTCGTGGTTTGGGAATAGGAGGAAGTCATCAGTTGAATGATCTTGATCCAAGTGCAACATCGTATTATGGAGATGTATCGGCCGTCATCATGCAGAACCTTCCGATATGGGCACAACTTATTCGTACACCGAGTCTTGAAGTTGCATTGATGAGCAACTGGGAAGAGAAGATAGAAAAACTTGCACGTGAAACGGCTTCAGTGGATGTCACTCACATTGCAGGTGTTCCGACATGGACGGTGTTGTTGTTGCAAAGGATCATGGAAATACAGAAGAAGCCTATTCAGGAAATATGGCCAAACCTGGAAGTTTTTTTTCACGGAGCAGTTTCATTTAGTCCTTATAGAAATTTATTCAAGTCACTCATACCAGGACCCAATATGAACTATTGGGAAACCTATACAGCAAGTGAAGGCTTCTTTGGAATTCAGGATGTCAGTAATTCAGAAGAGATGTTGCTCATGCTGGACTACGGAATTTTTTATGAATTCATTCCTACAGAAGAATCCGAAGATGAAAGTCCGACAGCAATTCCACTAAGCGATGTTGAGCTTGGAAAGAATTACGCCATGGTTATTACAACCAACTCGGGATTGTGGCGGTACAACATTGGAGACACTGTTAAATTTACAAGCAAGACACCGTATCGCATTAAGATATCGGGACGAACAAAGCACTTCATTAATGCTTTTGGCGAAGAGGTAATCATTGAGAATGCAGAAACTGCAATCACCCGCGCCTGTGAATTGACAGGAGGAGTCATCAACAACTTTACCGCCGCTCCGATTTATCTGGAGAAGAATAAGCGAGGAGGCCATGAATGGATCATTGAATTTCACACGGCTCCCCGCAGCATGGAGGAATTTGGGAAGATTCTGGATGAAACACTCAGAAAGATCAATTCTGACTATGATGCCAAACGATCACACGATCTGGCTTTGATAGCGCCTACGATTCACAGCGTACCAGATGGAACATTTTATAACTGGATGAAGAAACGCGGCAAACTGGGAGCTCAGAATAAAGTTCCGCGTCTTAGCAATTCAAGGGAGTTTGTGGATGATATCCTTTCAAACCTCAACTCCTGA
- a CDS encoding MATE family efflux transporter, translating to MSSSQDLRLQTSTRQILGLALPISLALVVPQINFITNNIFLSGLGESELASAGITGVYYLIFAVIANGLNNGLQALIARRAGQNLPREIGKLFYHGVWVSIAFAFVGIIITYLFAPMVLRATIHNPQVANQVIDFILIRIWGLPFLYLYGMRNALLVGTNQTRLLVWGTMAEAFTNIILDYSFIYGHFGMPAIGFNGAAYASIIAEATGLLVIYLVIHYKKIHQQFAFFVDIKIDWPAFRLIIVQSSPLIAQYAISIITWEYFYILIEHHGERSLAISNTMRNIFGLAGIFSWSFAATTSTMVSNIIGQGREEEVLPLIRKIIKISVSCSVVIVIALNAFPTAFLSFYGQGPEFISEAIPVVRIVSVALIMMSFGVVWLNAVTGTGNTQINLLIELITIILYCVYVYVTLEYLNLPITWGWASEWVYWMSMFSMAFFYVRSGKWKGKKI from the coding sequence ATGTCTTCATCTCAGGATCTACGTCTTCAAACCTCTACCCGCCAGATTCTTGGTCTTGCTCTGCCGATATCATTGGCACTGGTGGTTCCGCAGATCAACTTTATTACCAATAATATATTCTTAAGTGGGTTGGGAGAATCTGAACTTGCCAGCGCGGGGATCACAGGCGTTTATTATCTCATTTTTGCCGTCATCGCCAATGGGCTAAACAATGGTCTTCAGGCGCTCATTGCCAGAAGAGCCGGACAAAATCTACCAAGAGAGATTGGAAAGTTGTTCTACCACGGAGTGTGGGTATCGATCGCCTTCGCATTTGTTGGCATTATCATTACATATCTTTTTGCTCCTATGGTGTTGAGGGCAACCATTCATAATCCGCAGGTTGCTAATCAGGTCATTGATTTCATTCTCATTCGCATCTGGGGATTGCCTTTTCTCTACCTCTATGGAATGAGGAATGCTTTACTGGTGGGGACGAATCAGACCCGCTTACTGGTGTGGGGCACCATGGCCGAAGCATTCACAAACATTATTCTGGATTACAGTTTTATCTATGGTCACTTTGGAATGCCGGCAATCGGATTCAATGGTGCAGCATATGCATCCATCATTGCTGAGGCTACTGGTTTGCTTGTCATCTATCTGGTTATCCATTATAAGAAAATTCACCAGCAGTTTGCCTTCTTTGTAGATATCAAAATAGACTGGCCGGCCTTCCGATTGATAATTGTTCAGTCCTCTCCTTTGATCGCACAATATGCTATCAGCATTATTACCTGGGAATATTTTTACATTCTCATTGAGCATCATGGCGAACGTTCGCTGGCAATCTCAAATACCATGCGTAACATCTTTGGTCTCGCAGGAATTTTCTCATGGTCATTTGCCGCCACAACGAGTACAATGGTAAGTAATATTATAGGGCAGGGCAGGGAGGAAGAAGTTTTACCTCTTATCAGAAAGATAATTAAGATCAGTGTGAGTTGTTCAGTAGTGATTGTGATTGCTCTCAATGCATTTCCAACTGCTTTCCTTTCATTTTACGGACAAGGGCCGGAATTCATCTCGGAAGCAATTCCTGTTGTCAGGATTGTTTCTGTTGCATTGATAATGATGTCTTTTGGAGTTGTTTGGTTGAATGCGGTTACAGGCACAGGGAATACACAAATCAATCTTCTCATTGAGCTGATCACTATTATTCTTTACTGTGTCTATGTTTATGTCACTCTGGAATATCTCAATCTTCCTATCACATGGGGATGGGCAAGTGAATGGGTTTACTGGATGAGCATGTTCAGCATGGCGTTCTTTTATGTTCGTTCTGGTAAATGGAAGGGTAAGAAAATCTAA
- a CDS encoding rhodanese-like domain-containing protein, protein MKNSAVILLVLLICSCSSPASESSSILSAEKFQEELMSDPEIILLDIRTPQEVSEGSIKGSVNIDYSSGRFDKILDSLDHSKTYFVYCAGGKRSGAAVDLMKEKGFRHVSGLEGGLNAWKAKEFPVQQP, encoded by the coding sequence ATGAAAAACTCTGCAGTCATACTTTTGGTTCTTCTGATCTGTTCATGCAGTTCACCAGCATCTGAATCCTCTTCAATCCTATCAGCTGAGAAATTTCAGGAAGAGTTAATGTCTGATCCGGAAATTATTTTGCTGGACATCCGTACACCACAGGAAGTTAGTGAAGGATCAATTAAAGGATCTGTCAACATTGATTACAGTTCAGGAAGATTTGATAAGATCCTTGACAGCCTGGACCATTCAAAAACATACTTTGTCTATTGTGCAGGAGGCAAGAGAAGTGGTGCTGCAGTTGACCTCATGAAAGAGAAAGGTTTTCGACACGTCTCCGGACTTGAGGGCGGATTGAATGCGTGGAAAGCGAAAGAGTTTCCTGTGCAGCAACCTTAA
- a CDS encoding PaaI family thioesterase: MDLSKLHQVLHWINDGKIKELEDVFNQSAQLKTIGVSIDISDLKHPAVVIKKVEDIHRGGIGGDAVNGGIISMLIDLAIGLLGLPYYGEGLTATHHLSIHFIKPLNALAVRLEAEETHVINNRVFGHVKVMNEKGEVCSYATGVLVKGIRKQ, translated from the coding sequence ATGGATCTCTCAAAGCTTCACCAGGTTCTTCATTGGATCAACGATGGAAAAATCAAGGAACTGGAAGATGTTTTTAATCAGTCTGCCCAATTGAAAACAATCGGAGTATCAATTGATATATCTGATCTGAAGCATCCTGCTGTTGTGATTAAGAAAGTAGAAGATATTCATCGTGGAGGAATAGGAGGAGACGCCGTAAATGGTGGAATAATTTCAATGCTCATAGATTTAGCGATCGGTTTGCTGGGGCTGCCATATTATGGTGAAGGCCTCACCGCCACCCATCATCTGTCAATTCATTTTATCAAGCCATTGAATGCCCTAGCCGTAAGACTGGAAGCAGAGGAAACACATGTTATCAATAACAGGGTTTTTGGGCATGTAAAAGTTATGAATGAAAAAGGTGAGGTGTGCTCCTATGCCACCGGGGTTTTAGTGAAAGGAATAAGAAAGCAGTAA
- a CDS encoding YeeE/YedE family protein: MFRFESFHMFGIFMTAVPIGALSLFIIRKMKMKTFEGDLIKMPEKKYHHGIIIGGLIFGCGWVLTGACPGPLYAQIGSGYSVTVVTLLSAIIGTWSFGRFQKYLPD, from the coding sequence ATGTTCCGATTCGAGAGCTTTCACATGTTTGGAATTTTTATGACTGCTGTTCCAATCGGTGCTCTAAGTCTCTTTATTATTCGCAAAATGAAAATGAAAACGTTCGAAGGCGATCTCATCAAGATGCCAGAAAAGAAATACCATCATGGTATCATAATCGGAGGACTTATCTTTGGATGTGGATGGGTACTGACAGGCGCATGTCCGGGTCCGTTGTATGCACAAATCGGTTCAGGATATTCTGTTACAGTTGTCACACTTTTGAGTGCGATTATCGGAACATGGTCTTTCGGAAGATTTCAAAAATATCTTCCTGACTAA
- a CDS encoding YeeE/YedE family protein, whose protein sequence is MNILYAPWPWYVSGPIIGLTVPLLLLLGNKSLGISSTLRQICAICAPGNISLFHYNWKKDIWNLYFIIGIFIGGLIGGILLANPDPERISSSTLNFLSAFQLNDPKGLMPVELFNWSSLLTIKGFLLMVVGGFLVGFGTRYAGGCTSGHGILGLSALQWPSLVAIVSFFVGGILFSHFVLPFILSL, encoded by the coding sequence ATGAATATTCTTTACGCTCCCTGGCCCTGGTATGTCTCCGGGCCAATCATTGGATTAACAGTACCATTGCTTCTGCTGCTTGGCAATAAAAGTCTTGGGATCTCATCAACACTCAGACAAATCTGTGCGATCTGCGCACCTGGCAACATCTCACTCTTTCATTACAACTGGAAGAAAGATATCTGGAACTTATACTTCATCATTGGAATATTCATTGGTGGATTGATCGGTGGAATTCTTCTCGCAAATCCCGATCCTGAACGTATCTCATCCTCTACCCTCAACTTCCTCTCTGCTTTTCAGTTAAATGATCCAAAAGGTTTAATGCCTGTAGAACTATTTAACTGGAGTTCGCTCTTAACAATCAAGGGGTTCTTACTAATGGTGGTTGGTGGCTTTCTGGTTGGTTTCGGAACACGCTATGCAGGGGGATGTACATCTGGTCATGGTATTCTTGGATTATCCGCTTTGCAGTGGCCATCACTGGTGGCAATCGTTAGCTTCTTCGTTGGAGGTATTCTTTTCAGTCATTTTGTTCTACCATTCATTCTCTCATTGTGA
- a CDS encoding serine hydroxymethyltransferase produces the protein MKKDKIIFDLIEKEKHRQQNGIELIASENFVSTQVMKAQGTVLTNKYAEGLPGKRYYGGCEVVDEIEQLAIDRVKELFGAEWANVQPHSGAQANAAVMLACLKPGDKILGFDLSHGGHLTHGSPVNFSGKLYQPSFYGVEQETGLIDFDKVIEIAKREKPKMVICGASAYSRDWDYKKLREAADSVGALLLADVSHPAGLIARGLLNDPMEHCHIVTTTTHKTLRGPRGGLIMIGKNFDNPWGLKTPKGEIRKISSLLDSGVFPGTQGGPLEHVIAAKAIAFQEAMSDEYMTYIVQVAKNAKAMADDFLKRGYKIISGGTDNHLMLIDLRSKNLTGKIAEESLIKADITINKNMVPFDTQSPMVTSGMRIGTPAITSRGLKEKDVIKVVDFIDEALKKPTDEKHLKGVKRKVNAFMKKFPLYS, from the coding sequence ATGAAGAAAGATAAAATCATTTTCGACCTCATCGAAAAAGAAAAACATCGTCAGCAAAATGGCATAGAGCTTATTGCTTCTGAGAATTTTGTCTCGACACAGGTTATGAAAGCACAGGGTACTGTGCTGACTAACAAATATGCAGAAGGACTTCCCGGCAAAAGATATTATGGCGGATGCGAAGTCGTAGATGAAATAGAACAGCTTGCCATTGATCGCGTGAAAGAACTTTTCGGTGCCGAGTGGGCGAATGTTCAACCTCACTCAGGGGCTCAGGCCAATGCAGCAGTTATGCTTGCATGTCTGAAGCCAGGCGATAAAATTCTTGGATTCGATCTTTCACATGGTGGTCACCTGACTCACGGATCTCCTGTTAACTTTTCAGGAAAACTATATCAGCCATCATTTTACGGTGTCGAACAGGAAACAGGATTGATTGACTTTGATAAAGTAATAGAGATCGCTAAGCGTGAAAAACCTAAGATGGTAATCTGCGGCGCTTCTGCTTACAGTCGTGACTGGGATTATAAAAAATTGCGTGAAGCTGCTGATTCTGTTGGCGCTTTGCTTTTAGCAGATGTGTCTCATCCTGCGGGATTGATTGCACGCGGCTTGTTGAACGATCCGATGGAGCATTGTCATATTGTTACAACAACGACTCATAAAACTCTAAGGGGACCTCGTGGTGGATTGATCATGATCGGCAAAAATTTTGATAACCCATGGGGACTAAAAACTCCAAAAGGAGAGATCAGAAAAATTTCTTCCCTTCTTGATTCAGGAGTTTTTCCCGGAACACAGGGAGGTCCATTGGAGCATGTTATCGCGGCGAAAGCCATTGCGTTTCAAGAGGCGATGAGCGATGAGTATATGACCTACATCGTTCAGGTTGCCAAGAATGCAAAAGCGATGGCCGATGATTTTCTAAAACGTGGCTACAAGATCATTTCAGGTGGAACAGACAATCACCTGATGTTGATTGATCTTCGCTCAAAGAATCTCACTGGCAAAATTGCTGAAGAAAGTCTTATCAAGGCGGACATTACTATCAATAAAAACATGGTTCCTTTTGATACTCAATCACCGATGGTGACATCGGGAATGCGCATCGGAACACCGGCTATCACCAGTCGCGGCCTGAAAGAAAAGGATGTCATTAAGGTCGTTGATTTCATTGATGAAGCATTGAAAAAACCAACTGATGAAAAGCATCTCAAGGGTGTAAAGCGCAAGGTGAACGCCTTTATGAAGAAGTTTCCCCTTTATAGCTAA
- a CDS encoding glyoxalase produces MNITQIKETSLYFKDLEKAHRFYHEILGFPLISYVKGKHIFFRAGASVLLCFNPADSRLKKSPPAHYSEGPYHFAFEVSANEYESHKAEIISKGIKIIDTLLWQSGKESFYFNDPEGNVLEIVPKGIWEK; encoded by the coding sequence GTGAACATCACTCAAATAAAGGAAACTAGTCTTTATTTCAAAGACCTGGAAAAAGCTCACCGGTTCTACCATGAAATTCTTGGGTTCCCGCTAATCAGTTATGTGAAGGGAAAACACATATTCTTCAGAGCGGGAGCATCTGTTTTATTATGTTTTAATCCCGCGGATTCAAGATTGAAGAAGAGCCCGCCAGCACATTATTCAGAGGGACCTTATCATTTTGCTTTCGAAGTTTCAGCTAATGAATACGAAAGTCATAAAGCGGAAATAATCTCAAAGGGAATTAAAATTATTGATACGTTGCTTTGGCAAAGCGGAAAGGAATCATTTTACTTTAATGACCCTGAAGGAAACGTTCTGGAGATTGTTCCAAAAGGGATCTGGGAAAAATGA
- a CDS encoding aminotransferase class V-fold PLP-dependent enzyme, producing the protein MQNQRAKFSIPKGNTYLNCAYMSPLLKSVEKAGKMGIERKRNPFAISADDFFSGSEPLRKEYAKLINVKDPKRIVIIPSVSYGLATVAKNTRLQAGDKIIVAAEQFPSNYYPWQRLSMETKAVIQAITPPDQLTSRGKVWNERILEAIDSKTRIVALGHVHWADGTRFDLERIRKRTRDVGALLIIDGTQSVGALPFDVQKIQPDALVCGGYKWLMGPYSMGLAYYGEHFDNGQPIEENWINRRESENFAALVNYKSDYQPGALRYEVGEHSNFILVPMMLEALKQINQWKPENIQTYCNKISKSAIKDLRQRGYWIEEEDSRGHHLFGVRFPGNISIDQVKEKVKARKISVSFRGDSMRVAPNVYNEAKDFDRLLDALK; encoded by the coding sequence ATGCAAAATCAAAGGGCAAAATTCTCAATCCCAAAAGGCAACACCTATTTAAACTGTGCATACATGTCGCCGCTTTTGAAATCGGTTGAAAAAGCTGGTAAAATGGGAATTGAAAGAAAAAGAAATCCATTTGCCATCTCTGCAGATGATTTTTTCTCAGGCTCCGAACCCTTGAGAAAGGAGTATGCCAAATTGATAAACGTCAAGGATCCTAAAAGAATAGTGATCATTCCTTCCGTGTCTTACGGTCTCGCGACTGTTGCAAAAAATACACGTTTGCAAGCAGGTGATAAAATTATCGTAGCGGCAGAGCAGTTTCCCAGTAACTACTATCCATGGCAAAGACTCTCGATGGAGACAAAGGCGGTGATACAAGCAATCACGCCACCAGATCAATTGACATCAAGGGGAAAAGTATGGAATGAGAGAATCCTTGAAGCTATTGACTCAAAGACAAGAATCGTGGCGCTGGGTCATGTTCATTGGGCAGATGGAACCCGATTTGATCTTGAGCGCATTAGAAAAAGAACGCGCGATGTAGGTGCGCTCTTAATTATAGATGGAACACAGTCGGTGGGAGCTTTGCCTTTTGATGTTCAGAAGATTCAACCCGATGCTTTGGTTTGCGGAGGTTATAAATGGCTGATGGGTCCTTACTCAATGGGACTTGCATATTATGGTGAGCATTTTGATAACGGCCAGCCAATTGAGGAAAACTGGATTAATCGACGAGAGAGTGAAAATTTTGCCGCTCTTGTTAATTATAAAAGTGATTATCAGCCGGGAGCATTGCGATATGAGGTAGGCGAGCATAGCAATTTTATTCTGGTGCCCATGATGCTTGAAGCATTGAAGCAGATTAATCAATGGAAGCCAGAGAACATTCAAACATATTGCAATAAGATAAGCAAGTCAGCGATAAAGGATCTTAGGCAACGGGGTTATTGGATTGAGGAGGAAGATTCACGAGGACATCATTTGTTTGGCGTTCGTTTTCCCGGAAACATTTCAATTGACCAGGTAAAAGAGAAAGTAAAGGCCAGAAAAATTTCTGTTTCCTTCAGAGGTGACTCCATGCGTGTGGCCCCCAATGTTTACAACGAAGCAAAAGATTTTGATCGGTTGCTAGATGCTTTGAAATGA
- a CDS encoding maleylpyruvate isomerase family protein: protein MIETLSLFRPLNQKLIDLLKVIPKADWSKKTVAGAWTVKDVAAHLLDGNVRAISMYRDHAELKPDVVINNYSDIVQYLNRLNADWVRAMNRVSPEQLLEQLEQTHEPYIQCLEKLNPFENAMFSVAWAGEEVSTNWFHIARELTEKWHHQQQIRDALGQQGILTKQFYKPVLETFMRALPHRYKDIGSADNTSIKITIESEAGGTWWLEKKAGQWILLSQKGDQIPSVTISIPADLSWKIFTKAVQFENVRSLITIEGDENLALPTLKMITVMA, encoded by the coding sequence ATGATTGAAACTTTATCACTTTTTCGTCCACTGAATCAAAAGTTGATAGATCTTCTGAAAGTTATTCCTAAGGCAGACTGGAGCAAAAAGACGGTAGCAGGAGCATGGACCGTGAAAGATGTCGCTGCTCATTTGCTAGATGGAAACGTAAGGGCCATTTCCATGTATCGTGATCATGCAGAATTAAAGCCAGATGTTGTCATCAACAATTATTCGGACATTGTTCAATATCTCAATCGGCTGAATGCTGATTGGGTAAGGGCTATGAATCGCGTCAGTCCTGAACAACTGTTGGAACAGCTGGAACAAACTCATGAGCCTTACATTCAGTGTTTGGAAAAACTCAATCCATTTGAGAATGCAATGTTTAGTGTTGCATGGGCCGGTGAAGAAGTTTCCACAAACTGGTTTCATATTGCCCGTGAGCTGACAGAAAAATGGCATCATCAGCAACAAATCAGAGATGCACTTGGACAACAAGGGATTTTAACAAAGCAATTCTATAAGCCTGTTCTCGAAACATTCATGAGAGCATTACCTCATCGCTATAAAGACATTGGTTCTGCTGATAATACAAGTATTAAGATCACCATAGAATCCGAAGCTGGAGGAACATGGTGGCTTGAAAAAAAAGCCGGTCAATGGATATTGCTATCACAAAAAGGTGATCAAATTCCTTCAGTAACAATTTCAATTCCTGCTGATCTATCCTGGAAGATCTTTACAAAAGCGGTTCAATTTGAGAATGTCAGGAGCCTCATAACAATTGAAGGCGATGAAAATCTTGCATTACCAACATTGAAGATGATCACGGTTATGGCTTAA